TCGAATGCTCGTTCTGGAGGTCGTTGTGCAGGCCGAGTCCCTTGCGCGCGAAATGCTCGCGGATGATCGCCATGCCGAGGTTCGAGCCATCCTGGCCGCCGAACTCTTTCGGCAGCGCGTAGCGAAGGTGACCGGCCTTGTCGGCGCGCTTCTTGGCTTCGCGCAGCAGGGCTTCCCATTCCGGGCGCGGCAGGCCTTCATTCTCGAAATCTGTGCGCGCCCATTCGCGGCGATGGTCGAAGAAGCGCTCGTTGTCGTCCTGCGCCTGCAGCGGCTTGATCTCGTCCTCGATGAACTTGTCGAGCACCACCAGGTAGTCGGCAATGTCCTTGGGAATATTGAAATCCATGGTGTCTCTCCCTTGTGTCCCTGTCTGCAAGGCACCATACGCCTGTCACGCGAAGCGGCAATTTGTGCCGCCGGGGCAAGCGCCGCGCGACTTTCAGGATAACGGAACGAATAGTTCTCCAATAATTCTGAATTGAGCGCTCTGAATGCTTGACGAATTATTCAGCGTTCGATAGTCAATGGATCAGGCCACACGCCTGACACCGATTTGCAGTCTCAACCCCGAACGAAAGGCAGCCTCCCATGCTCCGTTCCATCATCGCCACCGCAGCTTTCGCGGTTCTCGCCGTCCCGGCTTTCGCCAGCAGCTCCTACACGTTCGAGACCGTGAATCCGGTCAAGGACAAGCGCGTCGTCGCCGAAAGCGTCGTCTGGTCGTGCGAAGGCACCACCTGCACCGCTGAACTCGACCGCAAGGCGCCGACCGTTCGCATCTGCAAGAAGATCGCGAAAGAAGTCGGCGAACTTTCTGCGCTTCGCAACACCAGCTCCGAGCTGACGGCCGAAGAACTCGCAGAGTGCAACGCCGCTGTGAAGAAATAAGCTTCGATCTCTCTCCAAGCTTCTCCTCGGGCCGCCAGGGTTATCCTTGGCGGCCTTTTTTGATTGGCGCAGACTGTTCAAGCTTGGCGCGGGGCGCGCGAGGCGAACAACTCGCTCAGGCCAACGGGCTACGTTTCAGGGATGCAATCGGTACTTGAGTCTCCGAAAGAAAATTGCAGTGAGCTTGGTCACATGAGCGATCCCGATCTCCGAAAGCCTGAAGCAGGGTGCGGCGCTGCCATCCTCGATGACGCCGGCCGGCTGCTCCTGATCCAGCGGCTGCGCCAGCCGGAAGCCGGGGCCTGGGGCCTGCCGGGCGGGAAGATCGACTTCGGCGAGCCGGCCATGCAAACGGCGCGGCGCGAAATTGCAGAAGAACTCGGCATCGAGATCGAAATCCTCGGTCTCGCCTGCATCGCCGAGACGATCGACAAGGGCGACGGACGCCATTGGGTGGCCCCGGTCTACGATGCGCGGATCATTGCCGGTGAGCCGCAAATACTTGAGCCGCACAAGCATGGCGGCTGGGGCTGGTTCAAGCTCGACGACCTCCCCTCGCCGCTGACCTCCGCCGCGCAAGCCTGGCTTTTGTGCCGGGCATCCTGAGGCCGAGATTTCCCGCGCGCCTAAAGTCGGGTGAAGGAATTAAGGATGATCCCATTTCTCCCGGCCGGATGAAGCGCTCTAGATAGAACGACGAGAATCGCCACCGCGTTTCAGTCCCGAAACTGGGCAGAGGCCGACGCCAGCGAATAAGAGAAGAATTATTGACACCGCTGGACATTAATTGCGGGCTGTCAAAGCCCGTCCAATTGCTGCGCTGCGTCGCAATCAACACGGGCACGGATGTTGCAAAATGGACCTGCCGGGCGCTAATGGGCGCATGGTGATGAGGCCGGGGCGGCCCTGAAAAAATCGCGAATCCCGAGGGTAATCATGAGCGACACAGTAGCAATTCTCGCCGAGCTTGGCGTACGCACCAAATCGGTGCGCAAGAACTGGAATGAAGCGCGCCTTTATGAAACGGCTGTCGCTTCCGGCGAGGCCCGCGTTGCCAAAGGCGGCGCCCTGGTTGTCGAGACCGGACAGCACACCGGCCGCTCTGCAAAGGACAAATTCACGGTTCGCGATGAACTGACCGAGAACACCGTATGGTGGGACAACAACGCCCCGATGACGCCTGCGC
The genomic region above belongs to Acidobacteriota bacterium and contains:
- a CDS encoding NUDIX domain-containing protein, translating into MSDPDLRKPEAGCGAAILDDAGRLLLIQRLRQPEAGAWGLPGGKIDFGEPAMQTARREIAEELGIEIEILGLACIAETIDKGDGRHWVAPVYDARIIAGEPQILEPHKHGGWGWFKLDDLPSPLTSAAQAWLLCRAS